The following are from one region of the Trichoderma breve strain T069 chromosome 5, whole genome shotgun sequence genome:
- a CDS encoding aminotransferase class I and II domain-containing protein, with protein sequence MRQGSSCHSPGEQEPDNSPTLLRSHLLFRDFESLFNGTTRATKLISVCSPNNPVGIVLSSSEVQSLASLAQVNELYLLVDETYADLNYASTSADIELVIGLAAKFGDHVISVSSMSKVYGVLGIRIGWLATTNNSLQETFLAAKELISISGSVVDEFIAEQIFSRRTELLSKTIADMIRRREHVASWVDQESEFLDWVEPEAGIMCFIRVKKEPVGGLAAFYQRLLKDHGVYVGRGT encoded by the coding sequence ATGAGACAGGGGTCAAGTTGTCATTCGCCTGGTGAACAAGAGCCCGACAATTCACCCACCTTGCTGCGTTCACACTTACTATTCCGCGACTTTGAGTCTTTGTTCAATGGGACGACTAGGGCTACCAAGCTCATTAGCGTCTGCTCTCCGAATAATCCTGTGGGCATAGTTTTATCAAGTTCGGAAGTTCAGTCGCTTGCATCTCTGGCACAAGTAAACGAACTCTATCTTCTCGTTGACGAAACCTACGCTGATCTCAACTACGCATCCACCTCTGCGGATATCGAACTCGTCATTGGATTGGCTGCAAAGTTCGGCGATCATGTTATCAGTGTTTCATCCATGTCAAAGGTCTATGGTGTTCTTGGCATCCGGATTGGCTGGCTTGCCACAACTAACAACTCTCTACAAGAAACTTTTCTTGCAGCAAAAGAACTTATTAGTATTAGTGGTAGTGTCGTGGATGAATTTATCGCGGAACAAATTTTCTCACGACGCACTGAGCTTTTATCCAAGACAATTGCTGACATGATTCGCCGAAGAGAGCACGTCGCAAGCTGGGTGGATCAAGAATCTGAATTTTTAGACTGGGTAGAGCCAGAAGCGGGAATTATGTGTTTCATCAGAGTCAAGAAGGAGCCGGTGGGAGGGCTTGCGGCATTTTATCAGAGATTGCTCAAAGACCATGGAGTATATGTTGGACGTGGAACTTGA